One genomic window of Falco peregrinus isolate bFalPer1 chromosome 18, bFalPer1.pri, whole genome shotgun sequence includes the following:
- the CCDC43 gene encoding coiled-coil domain-containing protein 43, producing MAAPGEEAAGFAAWLAARLEALGLDRAVYGAYIQGLLREEESDEERLEALCGVLAACLEEDLLNDVCREVVEKWSESQIVDAKEKKEDDIQAIASMMEKQAKIVVKPKEVSQEEKQRKAALLAQYANVTDEEDGEDEQDGSIATAVNIASEKSLFRNTNVEDVLNARKLERELLRDEFQKKKEQDKLQREKDKLAKQERKEKEKKRTQKGERKR from the exons ATGGCGGCGCCCGGCGAGGAGGCGGCGGGCTTTGCGGCCTGGCTGGCGGCGCGGTTGGAGGCGCTGGGCCTCGACCGCGCCGTTTACGGTGCTTATATCCAGGGGCTGCTCCGCGAAGAGGAGAGCGACGAGGAGCGGCTGGAGGCGCTGTGCGGCgtcctggctgcctgcctg GAAGAAGATCTCTTAAACGATGTTTGCAGGGAAGTAGTCGAGAAGTGGTCTGAATCTCAGATTGTTGAcgccaaagagaaaaaagaag ATGATATCCAAGCCATTGCCAGCATGATGGAGAAGCAGGCCAAGATTGTGGTGAAGCCAAAGGAGGTCTCCcaggaggagaagcagaggaaagctGCCCTCCTGGCCCAGTATGCCAACGTGACGGACGAGGAGGA TGGTGAGGATGAACAGGATGGATCGATTGCGACAGCTGTAAATATTGCATCAGAAAAAT CGCTGTTCCGAAACACAAATGTGGAGGATGTTTTGAATGCCAGGAAGCTGGAACGGGAGCTGCTGCGAGATgaattccagaagaaaaaagagcaagatAAGCTCCAGCGAGAGAAGGATAAGCTAGCCAAGCAGGAGcggaaggaaaaggagaagaaaaggacaCAAAAAGGCGAGCGGAAACGATAG